aattccctcaagacGTTCTTGAGTTGTTGTGTTCACAAAACTGGGAATCATGTCCAGACagatggacaacttgaaaacataaatcTCTGGCCACTGTCACCCGGTGCGGAGGCAGAGATATTTTGTTCAGTTCACATCTTCATACTAATCTGCTGACAACACATGAGAATATTTTCTTGAATGCAAGATTTCTCATAATGAACCATTATTAATGATTAGAAACTGTTTGAGTGTTCACTTGTATGCACTTAAATGTAAAGTTCTTAGTTTATCTATACTTCAATGTTGCACATAGATAAAACTGACTTGTCTTTACTTCTTATACCAATAATCAAATGTTAAGATTTAAGGACTTCTTCCAATGCTGGCAACTTCAGTGATGAGtcttaaatacacaaaataatgaCTTCCCATGTTAAGATAAAGcgagaaaaaatgttttaatttcagttgaGATTTTACAGTGTAAACCTGCAGAAAACAAGAGACATGTCCATGATGTTTATGAAAACAGATGATTTAATTTATCCAAAAGTCTTCATGAATAACAAGCACTCAATCCCAGTAAGGCACCTGAAAAACTGTAACTACCAATAAATACCTCTTGTGTGTTTATGCTTGGAAGACATGACAATGAGTGGAAAGTACCTTTGGCTCATGAACATCATAGATATATTTGTGATGTAATGGTAgttgatcattattattattattcatttcccACAGGCTGTAGAATAGCACAGTTAAGACAGAGACATCCTTTAAGTGTTGCAGTCCAAGTGCTCAATACACAGGTTAATGTAACCGTTTGGCAATAGTGAGTAATCATTGGGCTGATCATATTGGAGCTGATGCACTGATcatagaggagaaagagaaagggctCAGCTTGTATCCTGTTCCACTGTAGAACTTGTTCTGGAACTCCACCCTGCAAGAGACAGAAGCAGCGTCAACGCACACAGCAAAGTAGAATGACACTAagtagagcacaaacctccaccaaggcccaacatcctccacatgaaaacacatttaatttcactagatccagattttcattgCACGACATTGCACATAAATATCTGTTCCCCAAAGGTTGCAAGGTTTTTTCCCCCCTGCCTACCTATAAAATAGTATTTATATGTCATGTGTCGATCTGAAAATGGATCCAGATCTTTTTTTGAACTGGACCGGGCCTTTTAGGCAAATGTCTTCTTTGTCCTCTCATCCTTACCAGTGCAGACGGAGAGCGTGGAGGAAAGCTGAGAGGCCCTCCATAACCAGTAGAATGCAAACAGTCAAAATGGCAAAGAAGGCAAAAATCACAAAAAGGACCACAGATCCCACATAGCCCTGCCACCTCAGGGCAAGACGCATCACCATCACCCACAACACTTCAGACAGCTCTGTGGAGACACAAATAACCCACAGTCATGTAGCCACAATCACATGGAAAAATGCTATCATGTCTATAAATAACGGAGCATAAACAGGAAGTCTGTCTGATTCTATGCATCATGTGAGAATGaaaatacacgtgtgtgtgtgtgtgtgtgtgtgtgtgtgtgtgtgtgtgtgtgtgtgtcagtatatGTGCCACTCACGTGCATGTGCCAAGCTGAGAGCCCAGAGTCGGAGGTAAGAGGCAGTGTTGGAGATGCAGCCCAGGCAGTACTCTATGGTGTGGATGGCCTGATGCATGAACACGTCTGCAACATCAAACTAATGCAGACAGCACAATCAAGAACAGATtgacaagaaacaaaagaatACGATCTCTGAATGAACGTAATCTATTTAGTGAATGAAGTCACTTGTTCTTCTCTCTTACCtcctcttctccagctcctccatccACCTCCCCCTCATAAGTATTGATGGAGCCTTCATCATCCGCCAGCAGACGTCTGTCTTCCTCCCGATGCTGGGGGGATTCAAATTGTGTCCAAAGTAAATGTACTGTTCTGTGGTTGTATGTCTCCActaaccagtgcagtttcatcCTAAATACTTTTCATTTCCAGACTcatgaggccactgtgaccacCTAAATCTCATGAATTCACCTTAAAGTGACAGCTGCTCAAAATTTGAAGAAGTTCCCGacaggcagacttgagatatatGTTCAAGaggcaaaaacatgttttgtgtcttcacagtgaccttcacttttgaccaccaaaatctaatcagttcattctGAGGTCCAAGTTAACTTttctaccaaatttgaagaaattccatcAAGGTATTCTTAAAATATGGGGCGGATGGATGCACAGCCTGAAAACATTAATACCTCTGGCCACTCGCTGTTGCCGATGCGGagacataaaaatatatctCATTGTTGCTAAAGAGTTTAAGTTCagtaagacacacactcaccgaATGATTTCGTCTCATCAAGAAAGTGATGTATTCGCACGTTGGCTTTCCAAAAAGAAGGACCGGGACTGAGCACAGAGCCAGAACCACCAGGATCACCTGCACCAAGAACTGCACACAAGGAGTGAAGGGAGACCAGCTGCTCACTTTATACAtgtttgtcccccccccccatttacAACACAAGGTAtgcaaaataaacactttgatTTCTGAAAACCATATTTTGAAGCATGCCATGTTTTTCTGTCAACATAACTGGTATTCGCTGGTTTCACTTCATCTTGCAGAGACTAAAGCGTAGCTCGAGATTAATATTCCTCATAGTGAGCGTTTGTCTTTTACTAAAAAGTGAAATGACTGCTATCTAGAAACTGAGCAACAGTTAAACTATTCTTATCTGTTTGATTGTTTTAggaaatctgctgctgctgtgtttgtagaAAGACTTCAACATGTCTAAGAGGGATCGTTTACAAGATGTATTatcagaaatagaaaaacagaacaagCCAACAGAAGTGAAATAAGGAAGCTTCTTGCATGAAAACTGTTACTGACATATCTTAGACAATCTAAGCACCAATTTTAGATCTATTTTCTACAACAAATTCATCTCATGTCCAATTTCTCAGAGCCTATCAGCATACGGCTGACGACAAATTAGCCTCTGAGGTCAATGGACAATATTTTAGGGTGTCTGGTGTAGACTGCATCTTCCCTTCAAGTTTAATGTCCGACTAGTTTCTTCTATCACATGGCATCTTTAATGTGATTCTATTTGACTGTGttaacaaaatacaataaagcaAAAGCTTCTTGAAATGGAGAATACATGGATTCACACAACAAGTCTGATTATGCTCCTTTAGAGGAAGTGAACCAACCACACACCTGCTTTTCGTAGAGTGGTGGGTTTTCAGCGTTGTCTGTGAAGAGGAACATGTCTATGAAGTGGATGAGTATACTGGGAGCCAATTTGGAATCAGCGGGAGAATAGGCAATCCACTTGAAGACAACCATGAAGATAAGGTAACCGAACAGAAACACCATGAAGAACAGCTCTGGGATCAGCACAAGGAACACACTGCTGATCTTGCCAAAGTgcctggagaaagagagagggaagtaGGAACAGAGGAACAGGGGTGTGTCAAGAcgagacagaaaagaaatgaaatgaagaagtTCGGACCTGGTATTAAAATCTGTCCTGAGGGAACTGATCATAAGTGGTCAGCCCTACATTCAGGTCAGAATGCAtcctgagatccaatcactcagacacattcaggacgtATTTAAATACCAGGTATGAAGGCTCCAAAACACATACCAAAGAAGGGAAACATGACCACTTACAGGTAATTGAAGAATGACAAGCAGACTCCGAACGTCATGTGAATGACGCCGATTATGACTGACATCTTCATCTTGTACGAGTTCAGGAAAGTCAGCTTGTTGTTGGACAGGCCCCAAATCTGAAgatgacacagacacaagagAACCGGCACGAATAAATTGAGGGAGCTGATGACATGATTGAAAAAACAGTGAAGCTGAGAGGGAAGCGGCGAAGAGTTTAATGGACGAACCGGGTCAATGCCAAATGGATAAGGGCTGGTGAAAACACCGGGCACAACCGGATCCAAGGACAAATACTCGCTTCCTGCCAGGACAGATGCACTGAAAGAGACGCCACAGAGTTTAGACGGACGGGAACCTGAACCTGTGAGAACGTCACATTGAAGCTTTGCACGTTTGAAATGTCCTCACTTCCATATGTTTTTCTCAAACATGGGGCCGACGTGCCACGCTGAGTTGAAGGTGCTGAGGCCTCTGCTGAAGCACTCGTTGTAAATGGCCCCCGTGTAGACAGAGAACAGTCCCATCAGCAGAATCAGATACCTGCCTCCAAACATCATCCTCCATAtctagaacacacacagagggaaatcACACAGGAGGATTCATTTCAGTTTGTACTGTGCAAGAAAGACGTGTTGGAGCACTTTTAGCTTCAGTCTGAATTAAATAGTGTTGCAGATGTCCTCGCTACTTATTAATCCacatacagagaaaatacaaaacatttaatacGATTGCCTGCAAACTAAAACTGACTGAATCCCAATTGCATTCAAATTAATTTATGTAGCCTGACGTtgaaatttaacatttttgaaatgttataATATGTAATTAAGTACGACAGTGATTCTTTACTACTGCcagttttatttcatgaagatttaaaatgagtaaaaaatTAATTGAGCTTTTGAGAAAAATACTTCATGTCTTAAATGTAAAATCATTAAGAAGTCATCCACCTAACAGCAAACCAATCATCTACTTATCAAAACACAAGCTTTAGTGTAATGTCTTTTCACCTTTGGttctttataaatataaatatgattagtttttatttactttctaaCCCTAAGTAGTTGaatcttaaaataaagtcagTGAGAATTAGTTGAATGAAAATCTTATCCTTGCATTGAGCAGTGAGTGTGTTTTGTATGAGCGGATATCCTCTGAATTACCTCGTTGTTGTTATTCCTGAGTTTGGGGTCCTTCTCCTCAAGAACCATCCAGAGTGCGGCCAGAGTCATGAGTAAACCGTGACCCACGTCCCCAAACATCACAGCAAACAGGAAGGGGAATGTAATTATTGTGAACACCGCTGTAGAGATGTAGAGAGAAAAGACGTGAttcaattaaaagaaacaagacaaggTCAAAAACTAATATATGGATGGACTGTGTGTGGTCCATGTGCAAAACTGAGAATGTAGTTGAAAactcatgttaaagaaaaatactATAATTAACATATTTATGATGTCACTGAATGTTTAGTTTAAGCAGATTTCAACTCTTTCTGTTTCACGTCGTGTCAGTAAATTAAATGTCCAGTTCAACTGATttgaacatttgtgttcacacacacacaggatgtgtgaaagcagcttctgCCTCCGAAACAGCCTCAATGTCCTGTTACGCTGGGCAGTACTGACAACTGTCTTCTACGGAAAGCAGTTTATGTTTCTCCAAAAAGTTGCTAAATAAAAAGGTCTCCAAAGGGGTTTGATAATGGAATCTTCTTAGAACTTGTTTAGTTGTATGATGATGTACCTGGATTGACTTCACGGTAGCTGGCCACTCCATACGCATCAACAATGTTCTGGAAACCAGCTGTGAAAGAGTTGATGGGAAacagggtgggtggaggggtggaggacGGCAGGCGGTTGTAGAAAGAGTCGACCCCACTTCCACTCTTCCTCTGAGGATGGAGAAGAAGTTCAGTTAAAGTGAAAGATTAGACActtcactttgtttgtgttaatTGTTCTTGTCTGTGACGTTGTCCTacccctccctctctgagaGCGCTCTGCAGTTCAGGCAGCTTGGAAACGGGGCACCAGGCCTCAGCGATCAGACATTTGTCAGTAACAGAGGGGCTGCAGAGATTCAGTACCATCTGGACAGCCTTGCTCTTCTGAACCCGCACCTTCCACTGAGGCAGCACGGCCACCGCCCGCATCAGTAGCTGCTGCAGGAAGGCCTCAGTCTGTGCTAACACCTTAAGTacagaggagtgagaggatGACGAGTGGAGGGAAGTGGAAACAGCCTTTTAAAGAAAACCCAAATTACTGCTACTCTTGACTGATCAACGCAGAAACAAAAGGTCAACTGTACTTTTACCAAATGAAACAACACTTACTGATTTGATGTCTTCAATTCTGCCTTGAAGTCCCTGAAggatctcctctctctcagtcGTGCTCTCAGGGTATGCAAATGTCTGTGTGCGGAAACTGTGGGGAAATCAAAAGATTTTCAGCAGGTTCAACAGACACGACAGTGTAGAAATCTTCCAGGTGCAGAGATTCACCCACCAGTCACATATCTTCTTGACTTTCTGTCCGATCTGATCTCCCCAGTAGGAAATAAGGAACACTGTCCATTGCACCATTTCCCCCTGCAAAAGCAGACAATAGAAAACAGCTGATGAGACAACACCTTACAGACAACTCTCTCAACTACCATCGTCTCATTTCTCACCGTGTCTGGGTGCTCCAGTCGATCCTCCATTTCTCGGAAATCCACGATAATGTAACCGCGACACGCCCGCCATAGCAACCGTTCAAACGAGGGGACCTTCCATGGATGGACTACCCCTGCCACAAAACtggagacacagacaaagacgtgTCAAACAAAGAGAATAGGTAACAAGGAGGgagtttgaatacatttttaggAATTGAATCCACCTGAGGTGGACGTCTTGGCGGTTATCGAACAGGCCCTGGCTCTCCAGCACAGGCGGTGGTGCctataagaagaaaaaaaagttttttgtaaATTTAGTCAGTTTACTCATATGTACAATTatcaaaaaaatttaataaatgataaagaaataaGGTCACATCTatatgatgatgtttttatttgatttgatttcatttcattttcaaactaataTGATCTTTGTCCACAGGAGGCTTTTGGCTCCATATCGGTTTTTTTCGCTCACATTCACTGGCATGTGCGTGCTGGTTTacacaggaagcatttggtCGTTAGTAGCAGAATTGTCGCAGATTGCTCGAATAAAAGCTCATCTCCTGCacatgtaagcagttgtatcattgtacaATGAAAagtttaactgcacaacagctgttctccaagacaacagggtcagcatcACACATCATCAAATTCATGATCCATGTTATGTTCTACCCAGGCGGCTGGGTTATGTCTGGTGAGTCAGATAAGGTGACATCCTGACAggaaagacccaatcagcaagagGTTGTGagtttcttcatcatcatttccaaacatctgtgtttctgcCCGTCGGAATAAAAAGCAGCGCCAGAATTTTCCAACtaaaacaggagcagcagcgtttccaaatgTTCTAAAACTCCAGGGCAGTGTGGCAGTGGCGTaagtttcaaataaaaatatagtaGTATGGATGCAGCCTAAGTCATTACCCACCTGAGAGGCTGTTAGAGAGTGTGTTCTGGTCAGGACACCTCGGTACTGAGAAAGCTGGGTCAGCTGAGCCCGAAGGCTGTCTCTGTTCCTGgacacctggacacacacacagacacacacacacacacacacagacacacacacagacacacacacacacacaggagacaatCAGTTCAAACCGTTTTCTATAGAGctataaagagaaaataaaatgtccttcCTCTTCTTCGTTTTAAGCCCTCACCTCTTTGAGCTCTCTGGCCAGcctctcgctctcctcctctatGGTGATAAGTTCGCGGGGCTGAGGGGCAAGAGGGGTCGGAcacggaggagggaggggacCATGCAGGGGTGGGGACAGGGAGCGTTTGATCTCCTGCTCCAGGAAGGCTGAAGAGTAAATAACAGACGTTCAGAGAGGACAGATAGAGAATCTAAACAGCTAATCAAGAACATGCATGGAACTATGGGCGGGGAGCAATGAGTCAATACCACTTACTAAAGGTTTTCTCAAGTTCTTCACATCGTCTGACTTCGCCAACGAACTTCCTCTGAAAGGAGTTCACATTGGGATTCAACTGGAACAGAGGGAAAAGGGGAAGAGGGGAGATGAAGAGGGTAACATGGTTACGCattgtctggaaaatgtctagACAACGGGGTCCGGACTtcgtctttcacatatgaacaacacagcagcagattctCCGGATCAGATGCAAACAAACTCTGAGTAGAGACATGAAATTTAAATTCCATTGCAGAAATCTGTGATTGTTTACGACATATAGACACAGGCTTCAGTTATTCTGACTGAAAGTTCTGAACTCTTGATGcgtttccaagttgacatcttcttgCAGCACCTACGTGTAtgctctttttcatcctgagatatttgaattctttttgtttcagttttgtgtgtgtcacatgatgttagaaatgtcataaACACGCCCACTCGATTGCAGTGAATTTTCAGTCTGTATtgtcacatggactcactcagaCTCTGGACATTCTAATAAGGCGCTACCATCTCACCTGAGGTCAGATTCAGAAATGCAGCAACCTGCAAAGTGACATGCTGGAGTAGTAAATCCGACAAGTTCAAGAACAAGAGTGACTCACGTCTCTGAACTCCACCAGACCCAGCTCTCCCAGCTCACTGACACAATTATAAGCCGAGCCGGACTGAAGGAAGAGCTGCACCAGGCACACCTCCTCGCTGCGAAACATGGAGCCCATAGTTGCCTGAAGGACAGCATGGAAGttcaaattaatattttcatcTGGCAAAAAAAACAGCCGACATACGTTATGTATGTCAGCAGTTCCTAGTGGAACGGGAGATAACAATGAAAGAGTGGTGTGACGCAGTatacagttaaaaaacacagagagcgtATCATTTCAGTTACACAGTAAATCAGTTAAAGCCTCTCTGTGACAATGCAAATGCTCATGAGTTGAAActgaagaaagaggaagttTCAAGTCATCCTGACTGTGATGATCAGGTAGAATTTCCAGTATTGCGCAGGCATCTGTCTGCCAATATGAGaagttcacagttttatcagttGAGCGTAAGCTCCCTTCACGATCAAACTAATTTAACAAGAAGTAAATCATGAGCACAAGACCTCTGCAACAAGTCTGACCGACATATGAAGGTTAAACAGGTCAGGGGGCGGGTCCAggagtttttttcttccacttctGTTTCAATTGccagatgtttttcaacattttcaccatttccccagagaataattcatgaaatatATCAGGCACAGTTAGGAGACTGACATctagtgtgtgaaatctggtgcagcatgattgaatttaaggggactgctggtGGAGGGATCTCAACTGAGAGTCAGTCAAGTGGAAACTGTTTTAGAGAAGtagtgatttgtttttttttagactgTAGCTTCAGGTGCTTATGAGCTCTATCACAATATATTTTAACTGTATTGGTAAAAACTTCTTTAACATCAGCATCAAAGGCCAAACTCTGaaatctgtaaataaaactgaaccGATGCCTCAGGGACACTATGTGAAATCAAGAACATTATGAttcttttaaaagcagaaatgcTGGGTCAGATCGCATCATATTGTTCTGCtgaggtgtacctaataaactgacagCTGAGTTTTATAGCAGGTAATAACATTTCTGATCAGTGTTTAACCTGAAACAAAGAAGAGAACAAGACTTCAATCTATAAACATTCAAAGTGAGCATCAATAgggaaacttaaaaaaaataaggttttacattattttgatttaataattACCTACATAATGTCTGCCTACTCTTCTTCTGCTCACCAGAGTAACTGAGACAGTTTCCTCTTGTAAAGCACAAAGGTTTCCAGCTCGAAACTAAAGAATTTcacagcaaatgaaaaacaactctTCGTCAATTaagacagaggaaatgaaatgaaaggagaGCTCTGACTGGTGCAGATCTGTGGATACAACTGAACTGTTGACATAGAAAAGCACAGGACGAAGCTGATTCATATAAATATCTCACCGGTTTGACTCCGAAAATCCTCTGGACTCTGACCCGCTGGACTCCCACCCTATCCCGGCCTCGAAGGGACGGACACGCCGGTGACTGATCGACCGAGCTCCGATGAGAAGCGAAGCTGTTTGTGAGAAGTTTTCCTCCTGACTCCAACTTCCTGTTTGAGTCACGTTACTCTGGTCTCACGTGACAGCTGCTATTTTTGCATTCAATCAACTTTATTAACATCACAATACTTTACAATACAGGAGGAAAGACGAGCGTTGGCgaacatgtttaaataaataaagaacgATAACATACATTCTAAGAAACATGAGTCAGAtattaaaaagaggaaacaaaccgAAAATTAGCTTTTATTCAATCAGATCAGAATCGGGTTTTATTGCCGGACAGATTTACAAATTGTGATGAGGTGTGAGTATAAACCAtataaaccatagactgtatataaagatagtataaacatatataatatGAAAACTAGGAGacacaaattaaatgtaaaaaaaaagactgtaaGCGTCAGGAGAGGGATTGTGCAATATGTTGCAAGTAAACACTAGAGGCTGGATTGTGCAAAGTTATAAGATTTTCTAAATTTTAAACACGGTTATGAATGAAGGCCCTTCAATTAGTTCAAAGTATTCAAGTTAAATGAATCAAACGTGCAATAGAAAGTATTAAATACCTCCATTATCGATCATAAAATTGTTTATGCCTTTTTTTGGAAGACAAACACTTATTCACTTGTTTATTACACACAATTCAATGTCAGTTGTACACAAGACTCCAAATGGATATATTCAAAATGCTTGTTTTGTTCAACCTACAGtgcaaacttttaaaaatactaaaatgaTCAAAAATGCAGCTCACCTCAAACTTGGATCTGTGAAATCTTtgtcatgtttaaataaatgtaaaaaactcAACCTCAATGTTGTCAAATTTgtacaaagtaaaaatattaaatgcatGTTCATTAACTCTTGGCATCAGATTGTGGTAATATTACAGATCCCCTTcactaaaaaaaaagttccctcgccaataatgtgtttttcagttgaGAGGAAATATTGTTTCGGAATTCCACAATAAGTGAGCTGACAGTTTTCATCTGTTCTTTCACCATCATTGGAAAATTCAAACTACAGAATCAACTAAATCAGTCAAAGATTAGCTACTGGACAAGATGTCTCCTACTGCACTAAAATGTTCATTCTATTTTCATCATCACGTCCTATTTCCATTCATATTACGCTCTTCAGTTGGATGTGGAATCAGTAACTTGCCAACGAGTGCAAGAACAAGATACCAagtagaaaaacatgtttttgaagtGGAGCCCCCTTAAAGTACATTCACCAAGATTTGCAGTTTAAATTTGTCATGAGAAACAGACAGCAACTGTGTAACCtgataaaatgtctaaaaatgaaggcaaagtaaaatcattttatttcctttggaGGATGGAACAATTCCTCTTAATCTGACAAACACAAGTATGGCAATAcaaaagatattttattttactgtaaaagGGCAGCAACTGGTAAAATAGCAAGTAATGAGAAATATACAATtggaagagaaagacaaaagtaGAAATGGAACAAATGAAATAGGAAATGAAAATGGGGGGAGGTCAAACAAGACTACATTTGTCAGAGGAAAATGATTCTCATACTCGTGATCATCTTCTGCTTGGTTGAACTGATGATTTTAACCTAAACATACTGTAATAAAGCTCGACTACATTAAAGTAAGCAGGTTTTTGTCACACCACATATCGTCCAATAGCGTACAACAACTATGGAGTTGTATCACAAGTGATTTCAGAgtccaccccacccccccaaccccacacaaaaagaaaatactacAGTAAAATCATAACTGCTGCCAAATCACACTTGAACATGACACTGGCTTCTGCATCTTATTTAacatcatttatatttcaatGCCAACAAACATGTTGTTATCTTAGCCATTGTGCTGTGGGTTCAATCAGCAGTTTGTTTCATGTTCTTTCCTGGACATGACAACTAACACACTACAGAAGCAAAGTTAGCactgatttagttttgtttttttattcttgtccTAAAAATGACAGGTCTATAATAAGTCTGTGTCCAGGAAAGTGACACAGACGTTGCTATCCTGCCCTCACACCTGCTCCCATCACGGTTGTATGTTTCTCTACAAACTGTAGAATTTCAGACTTCTGTCCATTCCCGCAGAGGTCAGGAACTGAGCGTTCTCTCCAAAGGCCACTCCAGTCACCAAGCCTGTATGGTCTAAAGTTAGAAAGGAAACAGCAATGTCACAAATCTGCTATCTCTGCTAACACCATATGACATGtgaacattttgacatttctcttCCTCACCTGTGAAGTTGAGGACCTCGGACCACTGCTTGCAGATGTAGACACGGATGTCAGACCCTCCTACAGCCAGGT
This window of the Paralichthys olivaceus isolate ysfri-2021 chromosome 9, ASM2471397v2, whole genome shotgun sequence genome carries:
- the LOC109625151 gene encoding V-type proton ATPase 116 kDa subunit a 3-like; the encoded protein is MGSMFRSEEVCLVQLFLQSGSAYNCVSELGELGLVEFRDLNPNVNSFQRKFVGEVRRCEELEKTFTFLEQEIKRSLSPPLHGPLPPPCPTPLAPQPRELITIEEESERLARELKEVSRNRDSLRAQLTQLSQYRGVLTRTHSLTASQAPPPVLESQGLFDNRQDVHLSFVAGVVHPWKVPSFERLLWRACRGYIIVDFREMEDRLEHPDTGEMVQWTVFLISYWGDQIGQKVKKICDCFRTQTFAYPESTTEREEILQGLQGRIEDIKSVLAQTEAFLQQLLMRAVAVLPQWKVRVQKSKAVQMVLNLCSPSVTDKCLIAEAWCPVSKLPELQSALREGGRKSGSGVDSFYNRLPSSTPPPTLFPINSFTAGFQNIVDAYGVASYREVNPAVFTIITFPFLFAVMFGDVGHGLLMTLAALWMVLEEKDPKLRNNNNEIWRMMFGGRYLILLMGLFSVYTGAIYNECFSRGLSTFNSAWHVGPMFEKNIWNASVLAGSEYLSLDPVVPGVFTSPYPFGIDPIWGLSNNKLTFLNSYKMKMSVIIGVIHMTFGVCLSFFNYLHFGKISSVFLVLIPELFFMVFLFGYLIFMVVFKWIAYSPADSKLAPSILIHFIDMFLFTDNAENPPLYEKQFLVQVILVVLALCSVPVLLFGKPTCEYITFLMRRNHSHREEDRRLLADDEGSINTYEGEVDGGAGEEEFDVADVFMHQAIHTIEYCLGCISNTASYLRLWALSLAHAQLSEVLWVMVMRLALRWQGYVGSVVLFVIFAFFAILTVCILLVMEGLSAFLHALRLHWVEFQNKFYSGTGYKLSPFSFSSMISASAPI